A region from the Halomarina litorea genome encodes:
- a CDS encoding ABC transporter ATP-binding protein, producing MSSTPSADLEEIPNYDDALFSARGVETGYGDLQVLYGVDLDVRPDEIVLVFGPNGAGKSTLMRALFKQLPLWSGSIELAGHDLSALAANQMVANGVAYVPQTENVFPNLTVAENLDIGTIHADDPETRREAMFDLFPRLAERQEQDASTLSGGERQMLAMARALLPDPDLLLIDEPSAGLAPQLIERTFEHVDRVRKAGTAVLVVEQNVKAALTVADRGYVLDMGENRFEADAATIRDSERIRDLYLGK from the coding sequence ATGAGTTCGACCCCCTCGGCGGACCTCGAGGAGATACCCAACTACGACGACGCCCTGTTCTCGGCGCGGGGCGTCGAGACGGGCTACGGCGACCTGCAGGTGCTCTACGGCGTCGACCTCGACGTGCGTCCCGACGAGATCGTGCTGGTGTTCGGCCCGAACGGGGCCGGGAAGTCCACGCTCATGCGGGCGCTGTTCAAACAGCTCCCCCTCTGGAGCGGGTCCATCGAACTCGCCGGGCATGACCTCTCGGCGCTCGCGGCCAACCAGATGGTCGCCAACGGCGTCGCCTACGTCCCGCAGACGGAGAACGTCTTCCCGAACCTCACCGTCGCGGAGAACCTCGACATCGGGACCATCCACGCCGACGATCCCGAGACGCGCCGCGAGGCCATGTTCGACCTCTTCCCCCGACTGGCCGAACGGCAGGAACAGGACGCGAGTACGCTCTCGGGCGGCGAGCGACAGATGCTCGCGATGGCGCGGGCGCTCCTTCCCGACCCGGACCTCCTGCTCATCGACGAACCGTCGGCGGGACTGGCCCCGCAACTCATCGAGCGCACGTTCGAGCACGTCGACCGGGTCCGGAAGGCGGGCACGGCGGTCCTCGTCGTCGAGCAGAACGTGAAGGCCGCCCTCACCGTCGCGGACCGGGGGTACGTCCTCGACATGGGCGAGAACCGCTTCGAGGCGGACGCCGCCACCATCCGGGACTCCGAGCGCATCCGGGACCTCTACCTCGGGAAGTAG
- a CDS encoding ABC transporter substrate-binding protein, protein MNVRRRRFLQATGAATVAALAGCTGDDGDGNDSDGNGGGGGGGGNGSGGGGGSGSLKLGVLVPFSGEYAWVGENVLPVARLVAQEINDDGGIGGEQVSLVQGDTEASPDASLSAAKKLVNVDGVAGIIGPTSLTFSAVSDFFRENQVPVVSPTAGTTALNDVGGEYIFRTVPSDTLGGRAIAKAARQKEFNTVQSYEQMGLMVGNAQALQSFKQPISSSFEEFGGTITESLDFKTGKAAYQSEVQTMLDSDPEIITLVASPEDSVKIMQAAFQAGYEGNWFVTQDQTNQDFLEQTSEKVTQGILGLQEADNPDAAESGRVEEFVSAYKEANDGSEPGLFAKNTYDAMVVMGLAMTATAQAGEDFTGSNLAPHIPEVANPPEQTVTTYADGAAAIREGTDVNYEGLVGPIDFDDVGDIQSPFAVMKSDSNAWEQVAVLPADQLT, encoded by the coding sequence ATGAACGTCCGCAGACGCCGGTTTCTGCAGGCGACGGGGGCCGCGACGGTGGCGGCGCTCGCCGGCTGTACCGGCGACGACGGTGACGGCAACGACAGTGACGGGAACGGCGGAGGCGGTGGTGGCGGTGGAAACGGCAGTGGCGGTGGCGGCGGCTCCGGGTCGCTGAAACTCGGCGTCCTCGTCCCGTTCTCCGGCGAGTACGCGTGGGTGGGCGAGAACGTCCTCCCCGTCGCGCGACTCGTCGCTCAGGAGATCAACGACGACGGCGGTATCGGGGGCGAGCAGGTGTCGCTCGTGCAGGGCGACACCGAGGCGTCGCCGGACGCCTCGCTCTCGGCGGCGAAGAAACTCGTCAACGTCGACGGTGTGGCGGGCATCATCGGCCCGACGAGTCTCACGTTCTCTGCGGTCTCGGACTTCTTCCGGGAGAACCAGGTGCCCGTCGTCTCCCCCACGGCGGGGACGACGGCACTCAACGACGTGGGCGGCGAGTACATCTTCCGGACCGTCCCCTCCGACACCCTCGGGGGGCGGGCCATCGCGAAGGCCGCCCGGCAGAAGGAGTTCAACACGGTGCAGTCCTACGAGCAGATGGGCCTCATGGTCGGCAACGCGCAGGCCCTCCAGTCGTTCAAGCAGCCCATCTCCTCCTCCTTCGAGGAGTTCGGCGGGACCATCACGGAGTCCCTCGACTTCAAGACGGGGAAGGCGGCCTACCAGTCGGAGGTCCAGACGATGCTCGACAGCGACCCCGAGATAATCACGCTCGTCGCCTCGCCCGAGGACTCGGTGAAGATCATGCAGGCGGCGTTCCAGGCGGGCTACGAGGGCAACTGGTTCGTCACGCAGGACCAGACCAATCAGGACTTCCTCGAACAGACCTCCGAGAAGGTGACGCAGGGCATCCTCGGCCTGCAGGAGGCCGACAACCCCGATGCCGCCGAGTCCGGGCGCGTCGAGGAGTTCGTCTCGGCGTACAAGGAGGCCAACGACGGCTCCGAACCGGGCCTGTTCGCGAAGAACACCTACGACGCGATGGTCGTGATGGGCCTCGCGATGACCGCCACCGCACAGGCGGGTGAGGACTTCACGGGGTCGAACCTCGCGCCGCACATCCCCGAAGTCGCGAACCCGCCCGAGCAGACGGTGACGACGTACGCCGACGGCGCGGCCGCCATCCGGGAGGGCACCGACGTGAACTACGAGGGTCTCGTCGGCCCCATCGACTTCGACGACGTGGGCGACATCCAGTCGCCGTTCGCAGTCATGAAGTCCGACAGCAACGCCTGGGAGCAGGTGGCGGTCCTCCCCGCCGACCAGCTCACGTAG
- a CDS encoding branched-chain amino acid ABC transporter permease, translating to MQFDPTQFVQTVIYGLTTGSVIAVGAVGLTLSYGVTRFINFAFGEFLTYGVYLTLFLAGAGLGVSLPLPLAALVAIGVVGVLGVAVSRAFFDPLSDRGALPLLITSIGVAFLLRNLLTAAVGVQAKQLPVPLMRPVQVAGVGMTPLEAGVLVVSVLTMLAVHLLLSRTMLGKKMRATSGNRALATVAGIDTDSVVRRTWFVSAAAGALAGILYGILFAPFRPTVGWDFLIVVFAATLLGGIGKPYGAMAGAFVVGLAMNLGTAYLSADYTMGYAFAILVLVLLFKPEGIAGGEL from the coding sequence ATGCAGTTCGACCCCACACAGTTCGTCCAGACGGTCATCTACGGGCTCACGACCGGGAGCGTCATCGCCGTCGGGGCGGTCGGCCTGACGCTCTCGTACGGCGTGACCCGCTTCATCAACTTCGCGTTCGGCGAGTTCCTCACCTACGGCGTCTACCTCACGCTCTTTCTCGCGGGGGCGGGGCTGGGCGTCTCCCTCCCCCTCCCCCTCGCCGCCCTCGTCGCCATCGGCGTCGTCGGCGTCCTCGGTGTCGCCGTTTCACGGGCGTTCTTCGACCCGCTCTCGGACAGGGGCGCACTCCCTCTGCTCATCACCTCGATAGGGGTGGCGTTCCTCCTGCGGAACCTGCTGACGGCGGCCGTCGGCGTGCAGGCCAAACAGCTCCCGGTCCCGCTGATGCGCCCGGTGCAGGTCGCGGGCGTCGGGATGACGCCCCTCGAAGCGGGCGTGCTCGTCGTCTCGGTGCTGACGATGCTCGCCGTCCACCTGCTGCTCTCGCGGACGATGCTCGGCAAGAAGATGCGCGCGACCAGCGGGAACCGCGCGCTGGCGACGGTCGCGGGTATCGACACCGACAGCGTGGTCCGGCGGACGTGGTTCGTCTCGGCGGCGGCGGGTGCACTCGCCGGCATCCTCTATGGTATCCTGTTCGCCCCCTTCCGCCCCACGGTCGGGTGGGACTTCCTCATCGTCGTCTTCGCCGCGACGTTGCTGGGCGGTATCGGCAAGCCCTACGGCGCGATGGCCGGCGCGTTCGTCGTCGGCCTCGCGATGAACCTCGGCACGGCCTACCTCTCGGCGGACTACACGATGGGCTACGCCTTCGCCATCCTCGTCCTCGTCCTCCTGTTCAAGCCGGAGGGCATCGCCGGGGGTGAGCTCTGA
- a CDS encoding ABC transporter ATP-binding protein: MSADADAGGESTTSGDESASDAGDTLLAVEDVVKTFGGLTAVDGATFDVERGSITGLIGPNGAGKSTLFDCITGVHTPDSGRVVLNGEEIQGLAPNAVADRGVGRTYQTPKIFRGMTVRENLAFAARDQTGENALGALFRGGTVSEEEERIQRTADETLEFLSLDHLAEDYASGLSGGQRKLLELGRVLMMDPDLVMLDEPVAGVNPALVDDLLKRIHELNDRGRTVLLIEHDMDLVMNHCDRVVVLHNGATLATGPPSVVQEDERVVEAYLGGFE, from the coding sequence ATGAGCGCCGACGCTGACGCCGGAGGCGAATCCACAACGAGCGGAGACGAGTCGGCCAGCGACGCAGGGGACACCCTCCTCGCCGTCGAGGACGTCGTCAAGACGTTCGGCGGCCTCACCGCCGTCGACGGCGCGACGTTCGACGTCGAACGGGGGTCCATCACGGGCCTCATCGGGCCGAACGGCGCGGGAAAGTCTACGCTGTTCGACTGCATCACGGGCGTCCACACGCCCGATTCGGGGCGCGTCGTCCTGAACGGCGAGGAGATACAGGGCCTCGCGCCGAACGCCGTCGCCGACCGTGGGGTGGGACGAACCTACCAGACGCCGAAGATTTTTCGGGGGATGACGGTGCGCGAGAACCTCGCGTTCGCCGCGCGGGACCAGACCGGCGAGAACGCGCTGGGAGCGCTCTTCCGAGGTGGGACGGTGAGCGAGGAGGAGGAGCGAATCCAGCGCACCGCCGACGAAACCCTCGAGTTCCTCTCGCTCGACCACCTCGCCGAGGACTACGCGAGCGGACTCTCGGGCGGCCAGCGCAAACTGCTGGAACTCGGGCGTGTGCTGATGATGGACCCGGACCTCGTGATGCTGGACGAACCCGTCGCGGGCGTCAACCCGGCGCTCGTGGACGACTTGCTGAAGCGCATCCACGAACTCAACGACCGGGGCCGCACCGTCCTACTCATCGAACACGACATGGACCTCGTGATGAACCACTGCGACCGCGTCGTCGTATTGCACAACGGCGCGACGCTGGCGACGGGACCGCCCTCCGTCGTACAGGAGGACGAACGGGTCGTCGAGGCGTACCTCGGGGGGTTCGAATGA
- a CDS encoding branched-chain amino acid ABC transporter permease, with protein sequence MALLTGWLSFGVTVATIACIYGLLAIGLNVHFGYTGLLNFGHVAFFAAGAYTSALLTMPPPGAGADYVVGLGLPMPWGLPLSIAGAALVGGLLAALIGLTSVRLGSHYLAVATFALAGIFGDVLVNESWLTRGTFGLNDVPKPLRTTLGADGWQVFYLLFAAGLLLATYLVVERLADAPFGRLLKGVRESEDAARTLGKDTTRVKLKSFAIGGAVAGLAGGVYAHYLGSVVTQQFLPIVTFLVWTAVLLGGVASNEGVVAGAFLLVFFRESTRFLTNAYDGLLELLPGVLAGILQSLVAPLPDHPSFVPSIRFAVIGLLLILVIRYRPQGLLGEEHEVVAMGEEE encoded by the coding sequence ATGGCCCTCCTGACTGGGTGGCTCTCGTTCGGCGTGACCGTCGCCACCATCGCCTGCATCTACGGCCTGCTCGCAATCGGCCTGAACGTCCACTTCGGCTACACCGGCCTGTTGAACTTCGGGCACGTCGCCTTCTTCGCGGCGGGGGCGTACACCTCCGCCCTGCTGACGATGCCCCCGCCGGGAGCGGGCGCGGACTACGTCGTCGGCCTCGGCCTCCCGATGCCGTGGGGCTTACCACTGAGCATCGCAGGGGCCGCACTCGTCGGCGGTCTGCTGGCGGCGCTCATCGGCCTGACGAGCGTCCGCCTCGGGAGTCACTACCTCGCCGTCGCCACGTTCGCCCTCGCGGGCATCTTCGGCGACGTCCTCGTCAACGAGTCGTGGCTGACGCGGGGCACCTTCGGCCTGAACGACGTGCCCAAGCCCCTCCGGACGACCCTCGGCGCGGACGGCTGGCAGGTGTTCTACCTGCTGTTCGCGGCGGGGTTGCTCCTCGCCACCTACCTCGTGGTCGAACGCCTCGCCGACGCCCCCTTCGGCCGCCTGCTGAAGGGCGTCCGCGAGAGCGAGGACGCCGCCCGGACCCTCGGGAAGGACACGACGCGCGTGAAACTCAAGTCGTTCGCCATCGGCGGGGCCGTCGCCGGCCTCGCGGGCGGCGTCTACGCCCACTACCTCGGGAGCGTCGTCACCCAGCAGTTCCTCCCCATCGTCACCTTCCTCGTCTGGACCGCCGTCCTCCTCGGGGGCGTCGCGTCGAACGAGGGCGTCGTCGCCGGTGCGTTCCTGCTCGTGTTCTTCCGGGAGTCGACCCGGTTCCTGACGAACGCCTACGACGGCCTACTGGAACTCCTGCCGGGCGTCCTCGCGGGGATTCTCCAGAGTCTCGTCGCACCCCTCCCCGACCACCCCTCGTTCGTCCCCAGCATCCGTTTTGCCGTCATCGGCCTGCTGTTGATACTGGTCATTCGGTACCGCCCGCAGGGACTGCTGGGCGAGGAACACGAGGTCGTCGCCATGGGGGAGGAGGAATGA